The Thermodesulfobacterium sp. TA1 sequence CTCAAACCTAAACAAGGAAGGATAGAAACCTTTATAGGTAGACATCCGGTACACCGGAAAAAGATGGCTGTTTTAAAAGAAGGCAAATTGGCTATTACTCTTTACGAAGTTAAAGAGTATCTTTATAAAGCCTCTTTGGTATTGGCTAAACCGATTACAGGAAGAACCCATCAACTAAGGGTTCATTTTTCTCACTTAGGTCATCCTATCTTAGGAGATCCTGTTTATGGTGGTTTAAAAACTGATGTACCTAAACCTCAAAGGTTGATGCTTCACGCCCTTCGTATAAAATTTTTACACCCCAAGACCAATCTGGAAATGGAGTTTGAGACCCCTATTCCAGAGGATTTCAAAAACTATCTCACCTTGCTTAAAAAATGAAAAAAATAGCCATTACCGGTGGGGTTGCTACAGGGAAGACTACGTTGCTTCATCTTATAAAAGAGTTGGGGTTTCCTATTTTTTCTTGTGATGAAGTCGTTAAAAGTCTTTATTTACAACCTGAAATAACTCGAAAGATTTTCGGTTTGTTTAAAACCTTAGATAAAAAGGAAATTCTTAAAAAAATTTTAGAAAATGAAAAAACCAGGAAGGCTTTAGAAGAGATTTTACATCCATTAGTAAAGGAGGAACTCGTAAAGTTTTCAAAGACCTGTGAGCAAAAAGGAGAAAAAGCTGTTTTTGTAGAGGTTCCTCTTTTGTTTGAATGTGGTTGGGAAGATATGTTTGACGAGGTTTGGG is a genomic window containing:
- the coaE gene encoding dephospho-CoA kinase (Dephospho-CoA kinase (CoaE) performs the final step in coenzyme A biosynthesis.) codes for the protein MKKIAITGGVATGKTTLLHLIKELGFPIFSCDEVVKSLYLQPEITRKIFGLFKTLDKKEILKKILENEKTRKALEEILHPLVKEELVKFSKTCEQKGEKAVFVEVPLLFECGWEDMFDEVWVVFCSKKTQEDRIRTKSSYPDLMLKLANLQLPLEEKAKKANRVFSSEKPIEVLREEIKAILKEFQ